The following proteins are co-located in the Flammeovirga kamogawensis genome:
- a CDS encoding LytR/AlgR family response regulator transcription factor, with protein sequence MEDKKIKTIIVDDEHLARSLIADYVSKVPYLELLGTFKNAIEAMAFLQSHTIDLMFLDIQMPNLSGIEFVESMGSNKPMIVFTTAYSEYAIKGFELNAFDYLLKPVTFPRFLQTINKVGKQFELLTTSKGEVQHSLPVQNINTKNGSITIKADYKLYRIKFEDLLYMEGQKEYVAFHTSQKSILTLTSLKKLENDLPSEKFIRIHKSYIVNINAIETLEGNILGVNGVELPVGLSYRADLLKIFE encoded by the coding sequence ATGGAAGACAAGAAGATTAAAACAATTATTGTAGATGATGAACATCTAGCAAGAAGCTTAATTGCAGATTATGTTTCTAAAGTACCTTACCTAGAATTATTAGGGACATTTAAAAATGCTATTGAAGCAATGGCTTTTTTACAATCGCATACTATTGATTTAATGTTTTTAGATATTCAGATGCCTAATTTATCGGGTATTGAATTTGTAGAATCTATGGGAAGTAACAAACCCATGATTGTTTTTACGACTGCCTATTCTGAATATGCTATCAAAGGGTTTGAATTAAATGCTTTTGACTATCTACTTAAACCTGTCACCTTCCCTAGGTTTCTACAAACAATTAATAAAGTAGGTAAACAGTTTGAATTATTGACTACATCAAAAGGTGAAGTTCAACACTCATTACCTGTTCAAAATATCAATACTAAAAATGGTTCTATTACAATAAAAGCCGACTATAAGTTATATAGAATTAAGTTTGAAGATTTATTATATATGGAGGGGCAAAAAGAATATGTAGCTTTTCATACATCTCAAAAAAGTATTTTGACATTAACTTCTCTAAAAAAATTAGAAAATGATTTACCTTCTGAAAAATTCATTAGAATCCATAAATCATACATTGTAAATATCAATGCAATTGAGACTCTAGAAGGAAATATTTTAGGAGTAAATGGAGTTGAATTACCTGTAGGGTTAAGTTATAGAGCTGATTTATTAAAAATATTTGAATAA
- a CDS encoding sensor histidine kinase, producing the protein MKEYLNFKIPQWSYLPVSVIVIFITIVGLDVWINIEVRLFRAITSIIVFLLVVLVNSKVLVPKILIKKKKTLWYVLSAIALYFIGINLFLFFSKMMFPFIDQDVFFTVHPEAKARLQGVLRFEWIYPFSFGSLFVLMSIFISTVLTVSSYDDQQKKKQQQLKEGKIEAELKFLRAQINPHFLFNALNNIYTMSYMQMPQAPDNIAKLSEMLRYLLYDCNEDFVELSKDINYLNNYIDFQQLKTEIPQNISFKIDVNNQSTKISPMLLEPFVENAFKYSRLEENVDGFVSIDLEEKQGKIIFNVKNTVTSSPTRNKVGGIGIENVRLRLNLIYPDRHQLIIKENTIDSNLFEVALEIQL; encoded by the coding sequence ATGAAAGAATATTTGAATTTTAAAATACCCCAATGGTCTTATTTACCCGTTAGTGTGATTGTAATATTTATTACAATTGTAGGGTTGGATGTGTGGATAAACATTGAGGTTCGGTTATTTAGAGCTATAACTTCAATAATTGTTTTTTTACTTGTTGTACTAGTTAATTCGAAGGTTTTGGTTCCTAAAATTCTTATTAAGAAGAAAAAAACGCTTTGGTATGTACTAAGTGCTATTGCACTTTATTTTATAGGTATTAATTTGTTTCTCTTTTTTTCTAAGATGATGTTCCCGTTTATTGATCAAGATGTTTTTTTTACGGTACATCCAGAAGCTAAGGCAAGGTTACAAGGGGTATTAAGGTTTGAATGGATTTATCCTTTTAGCTTTGGTAGTCTGTTTGTCTTAATGTCTATCTTTATTAGTACTGTTCTAACGGTTAGTTCTTATGATGATCAACAGAAAAAGAAACAACAACAATTAAAGGAAGGGAAAATTGAAGCAGAATTGAAGTTTCTTAGAGCTCAGATAAACCCACATTTCTTATTTAATGCATTAAATAACATCTATACGATGTCGTATATGCAAATGCCTCAAGCTCCTGATAATATTGCAAAACTTTCCGAAATGCTGAGGTATTTATTGTACGACTGTAATGAAGATTTTGTAGAACTATCAAAAGATATTAACTACCTGAATAATTATATTGACTTTCAACAATTGAAAACGGAAATTCCTCAAAATATTTCTTTTAAAATTGATGTCAATAATCAATCTACTAAAATATCTCCAATGCTATTAGAACCATTTGTAGAGAATGCATTTAAATACAGTAGGTTAGAAGAAAATGTTGATGGTTTTGTTTCAATAGATTTAGAAGAGAAACAGGGAAAGATAATTTTTAATGTGAAGAATACGGTTACTAGTAGTCCTACAAGGAATAAAGTAGGGGGTATAGGAATAGAAAATGTACGTTTACGTTTAAACTTAATTTACCCTGATAGACATCAACTTATAATTAAAGAAAATACAATTGATAGTAATTTATTTGAGGTAGCTTTAGAAATACAACTTTAA
- a CDS encoding TolC family protein, producing MKKINLIITFLIGITLSGYAQEEKQDKVEVVSQEIILSLSDAISQGLLNNYDIIIADKNTEISKTNNTLENAGLYPSLTTDAAWNHNWSHAMNSNLGVLSPSIGTDFTIFDGFKVWITKEQLEELEHYSEGNATIVIENTIKDVIVAYYESLLEQQRLEVAEQLAELSKERYDYTNSQKELGQKVTYDVLQAKNAWLEDRRTSLDQKNRLQVKLRELNFVMGVPESEQTMYKLTEKFEAVEKDYVLSNLIELLNADNSTLKNQYVNQIIKQKDIELAKAAFMPSVKGNASIKYTENYGGAQGIPNFNIDGISATVGATLSIPIYMGGSRRRAKQIALINKQIAEVETQQMSHSLNNQIMQVYDTYVLQREILELTEEQVATALLNLEMSTERYRNGQINSFNLRDVQIQYLDAQNSRLTAIFNLIATNTEIVRLTGGIIDAFPIDNE from the coding sequence ATGAAAAAAATAAATTTAATCATCACCTTCCTTATTGGAATAACCTTAAGCGGCTATGCACAAGAGGAAAAACAAGATAAGGTGGAGGTAGTATCGCAAGAAATTATATTAAGCCTATCAGATGCAATATCACAAGGCCTATTAAATAATTATGATATCATTATAGCCGATAAAAACACGGAGATTTCTAAAACAAATAATACGTTAGAAAATGCAGGTTTATATCCTTCTTTAACTACAGATGCTGCTTGGAATCATAACTGGTCGCATGCTATGAACTCTAATTTAGGTGTTTTATCACCATCTATAGGAACAGACTTCACCATCTTTGATGGGTTTAAAGTCTGGATAACTAAAGAGCAATTAGAAGAATTAGAGCATTATTCTGAAGGAAATGCAACCATCGTAATAGAAAACACCATTAAAGATGTTATTGTTGCTTATTACGAATCGTTACTTGAACAACAAAGACTAGAAGTTGCAGAACAACTTGCTGAGTTATCGAAAGAACGTTACGATTACACAAATTCACAGAAAGAACTAGGTCAGAAAGTAACCTATGATGTATTACAAGCTAAAAATGCTTGGTTAGAAGACAGAAGAACATCATTAGACCAAAAAAACCGATTACAAGTAAAATTAAGAGAATTAAATTTTGTAATGGGTGTTCCAGAAAGTGAACAAACAATGTATAAGCTAACAGAAAAGTTTGAAGCTGTTGAAAAAGATTATGTTTTAAGTAACCTAATTGAATTGCTAAATGCTGATAACTCAACACTTAAAAATCAATACGTCAATCAGATTATTAAGCAAAAAGATATTGAGCTAGCCAAAGCAGCGTTTATGCCTTCAGTTAAAGGTAACGCAAGTATTAAATACACAGAAAACTATGGTGGAGCTCAAGGTATTCCAAACTTTAATATTGATGGCATAAGTGCTACCGTAGGTGCTACACTTTCTATACCAATTTATATGGGTGGAAGTAGACGAAGAGCCAAGCAAATTGCATTGATAAACAAACAAATTGCAGAAGTAGAAACACAACAAATGTCGCATAGTTTGAACAATCAAATTATGCAAGTATATGATACGTATGTACTTCAAAGAGAAATTTTAGAGTTAACTGAAGAGCAAGTAGCTACTGCACTTCTTAACTTAGAAATGTCTACAGAGCGTTATAGAAATGGGCAAATTAACTCCTTTAACTTACGTGATGTACAAATACAATATTTGGATGCTCAGAATTCAAGATTAACTGCAATTTTTAATTTAATTGCTACCAATACAGAAATAGTCAGATTAACTGGAGGTATTATAGATGCCTTTCCAATTGACAATGAATAA
- a CDS encoding CBS domain-containing protein, translating into MNFTPKRVLENPHDVKPYPTVEKYMTKQLIVFKPSQNIEEAMEVLVEKKISGAPVINEDGDLVGMLSEKDCLHVILESRYLNFPASQGLVKDYMTKSVSSISADKDVVEVAMIFENSSFRRYPIVKRGKLIGQVSRRDILRAAVDLKSTTW; encoded by the coding sequence ATGAATTTTACACCCAAAAGAGTATTAGAGAATCCACACGACGTAAAACCGTATCCAACTGTAGAAAAGTACATGACTAAACAACTAATTGTCTTCAAACCTTCGCAAAATATAGAAGAAGCAATGGAAGTGCTCGTAGAAAAAAAGATTTCGGGTGCACCTGTAATTAATGAAGATGGTGATTTAGTAGGTATGTTATCAGAGAAAGATTGCTTGCATGTAATTTTGGAAAGTAGATACTTAAACTTTCCTGCAAGTCAAGGATTAGTAAAAGACTACATGACAAAGTCTGTGTCTTCTATTTCTGCAGATAAAGATGTTGTAGAAGTAGCAATGATATTTGAAAACTCATCGTTTAGACGTTATCCGATCGTGAAACGCGGAAAACTAATAGGTCAGGTAAGTAGAAGAGATATTCTTCGTGCTGCTGTTGATTTAAAATCAACAACTTGGTAG
- a CDS encoding efflux RND transporter periplasmic adaptor subunit: MAKKHIITIIGIILIIGGASVSTYTMLKNKPEPKKGVKKEKIVSIKAEAVKYIDVDNIQEYSGRVNAAQTYILSSEVAGRIMRTNVALKEGNTFRKGQKLVHIFDDDIEASLKSQKSSFMNTIASVLPDIKIDYKSEYDKWYGFFKQIKIAEPLPSLPPINSDQERFFLASRNLITEYFSIKQSEILLAKYNVYAPFNGTFKSVRLEAGSIASPGSEIGVISRTDALEVIIEVEPWNAKWIKAGDKVEVEVDGIETKSIKGFVSRKAHIVDPTSQTIKVYVKINPKKGDEIYEGQFVSVEFKGDKIHNVVEIPREAVSDSKYIFTVIDNKLHQEEIDVVKINGDSYFIQGLTKDEIIVTESVFNGKEGMPVQVRN, translated from the coding sequence ATGGCAAAAAAACATATCATAACTATTATCGGAATTATTCTGATTATTGGCGGAGCAAGTGTAAGTACATACACAATGCTTAAAAATAAACCAGAACCTAAAAAAGGTGTCAAAAAAGAAAAAATAGTATCTATAAAAGCGGAAGCCGTTAAATATATTGATGTTGATAATATTCAAGAATATTCTGGTAGAGTAAATGCCGCTCAAACATATATATTATCCTCTGAAGTTGCTGGAAGAATAATGAGAACTAATGTTGCTTTAAAAGAAGGTAATACTTTTCGTAAAGGACAAAAATTAGTACACATTTTTGATGATGATATTGAAGCTTCATTAAAGTCTCAAAAAAGTAGCTTTATGAATACAATTGCTTCTGTTCTTCCAGACATTAAAATTGATTATAAATCAGAATATGATAAATGGTACGGTTTCTTCAAACAAATTAAAATTGCCGAACCATTACCATCATTACCTCCAATTAACTCAGATCAAGAACGTTTCTTTTTGGCTTCAAGAAATTTAATTACTGAATATTTTTCTATTAAACAGAGTGAAATACTTTTAGCTAAATATAACGTGTATGCTCCTTTTAATGGCACATTTAAATCGGTTCGTTTAGAAGCAGGTTCTATTGCTTCTCCTGGTTCAGAGATTGGTGTTATTAGCAGAACAGATGCCTTGGAAGTAATTATAGAGGTTGAACCTTGGAATGCTAAATGGATTAAAGCTGGCGACAAAGTAGAAGTAGAAGTTGATGGTATAGAAACTAAAAGCATTAAAGGATTTGTTAGCCGAAAAGCACATATTGTTGATCCTACCTCACAAACAATTAAAGTTTATGTAAAGATTAATCCTAAAAAAGGAGATGAAATTTATGAGGGTCAGTTTGTTAGTGTTGAATTTAAAGGTGATAAAATCCATAATGTTGTAGAAATTCCTAGAGAAGCAGTTAGTGACTCAAAATATATTTTTACAGTTATAGACAATAAGCTTCATCAAGAAGAAATTGATGTTGTAAAAATCAATGGTGATAGTTATTTCATTCAAGGTCTTACTAAAGATGAAATCATTGTAACAGAATCTGTATTTAACGGAAAAGAAGGAATGCCTGTACAAGTTAGAAACTAG
- a CDS encoding DUF1523 family protein codes for MKKYLYIAIAVVVFFFICWIFPKVNRRTVTATVNKTERIRGSVKQGEQHNDKYLIYALDANNKPHTFQNTDTWIWFKFNSSDVYAEIQDGKTYDFSIVGFRIPFLSMYPNIISVSKPE; via the coding sequence ATGAAAAAATATCTTTATATTGCCATTGCAGTTGTAGTATTCTTCTTTATCTGCTGGATTTTCCCAAAAGTGAATAGAAGAACTGTTACTGCCACTGTAAATAAAACAGAACGTATTAGAGGATCTGTTAAACAAGGAGAACAACACAACGATAAATATCTAATCTATGCATTAGATGCCAATAATAAACCTCATACTTTTCAAAATACAGACACTTGGATTTGGTTTAAATTTAATTCTTCAGATGTTTATGCTGAAATTCAAGATGGAAAGACTTATGATTTTAGTATCGTTGGTTTTAGAATTCCATTTCTATCCATGTATCCTAATATTATTTCGGTTAGTAAACCCGAATAG
- a CDS encoding efflux RND transporter permease subunit, with the protein MKKLITTFVKKPFYAHMALLLLVLLGGIAISNMRKASFPLIESRTITVTVAYQGASPKEMDEGVTTLIENEIRGIPGIKETNSVSAENIATVTVTTEAKADIDEVLTDVKNAVDGISNFPAGAEKPSVSKRRATSDALFLNLKGDDLRTLKNYAQKIEDDFLASGVISQISISGYPNTEISVEVNEDLLRRYNISIDNIKQAIANNNVDITGGTIKNRREEISVLARYRSANADDIKNIVVRATSDGRILKVGDLADVHYQFEDVPNAVWMQGKKNVSIQIQKLHTEDLQKITEYVEEYMDEFNTSHSDAELICSFNFLSIVNARLDTLISNGLLGIILVVITLSFFLSFRLSLWVAWGIPSSFLGMFIIASLMGVTLNMISLFGMILIIGILVDDGIVIGENIFTHYEMGKSPINAAIDGTVEVIPAVLTSVSTTIIAFFPFLFLESGLEMMSEMALVVILCLGFSLFEGMFLLPSHVSSPKVLTPRNDNSKFNKLRTKLDKLIFAFRDRVYLPILRFLLDHKWFGISIPLAAIIITVGLIGGRVIDLTFFPSPPGDFFNIDLALKPGINQDTTKAYLTKYETAVWEANDALKREYDTNFDFIEYTFVSLGNAFNGAENGTHTGSIFVIMEDLTNSPIDASTIKAKVNEFVGEEPTARKLSVGASNMWGAPVSISLLGYDYDQIEAASDYLKNKLNEQAALYNVMDNNQIGGQEIRLVLKPKAYALGFTEVSLMSQVRNGFFGAEAQRLQVNKDEIRIYVRYKKDNRAALGDLENMRIRTTEGMYPLSQLADFNVDRGPVAINHYNGEKEIRVDAYMLNANDAVIPIIEEMEKEVLPELTAKFPNVRYEYQGQLKSSQEDSSELVNTYAIAFLLIVMILMLHFRSFTQAGIVLCMIPLGVLGAMWGHGIEGQTISMFSMLGMVALSGTIINDAVVYLSKFNQDLLDGMSFDDALINAGKSRFRPILLTTLTTTIGLYPMILETSPQSRFLVPVAISLAYGIMIGTVFILTILPVLIKVINDLRRGKKWVMTGKKPSREEVENVLVEISDYNAMTLADQEQATEPIK; encoded by the coding sequence ATGAAAAAACTTATCACAACCTTTGTGAAGAAGCCTTTCTATGCACATATGGCTTTACTTCTACTCGTTTTATTGGGTGGAATTGCCATATCTAACATGAGGAAAGCATCCTTCCCATTGATAGAATCAAGAACAATTACAGTTACTGTTGCGTACCAAGGTGCATCTCCTAAAGAAATGGACGAAGGAGTTACAACATTAATTGAAAATGAAATTAGAGGTATTCCTGGTATTAAAGAAACCAACTCAGTTTCTGCCGAAAATATTGCAACAGTTACGGTAACTACTGAAGCAAAAGCAGATATTGATGAAGTACTAACTGATGTAAAAAATGCTGTAGATGGTATTTCAAACTTTCCTGCTGGTGCAGAAAAACCTTCCGTTTCTAAACGAAGAGCAACTTCTGATGCATTATTCCTAAACTTAAAAGGAGATGATTTAAGAACTTTAAAAAATTATGCTCAAAAAATAGAAGACGATTTCTTGGCTTCTGGAGTTATCTCTCAAATAAGTATTTCAGGTTATCCAAATACCGAAATTTCTGTAGAAGTAAATGAAGATTTATTACGAAGATATAATATTAGCATTGATAATATTAAACAAGCAATTGCTAATAATAATGTTGATATTACAGGAGGTACGATCAAAAATAGAAGAGAAGAAATTTCTGTTCTTGCAAGGTATAGATCTGCAAATGCTGATGATATCAAGAATATTGTAGTAAGAGCAACTTCAGATGGTAGAATTCTTAAAGTAGGCGATTTAGCAGATGTTCATTATCAGTTTGAAGATGTACCCAATGCAGTTTGGATGCAAGGAAAGAAAAACGTATCGATCCAAATCCAGAAACTTCATACTGAAGATCTACAAAAAATTACTGAGTATGTTGAAGAGTATATGGATGAATTTAATACGTCTCATTCCGATGCTGAGCTAATCTGTAGTTTCAACTTTTTGTCTATTGTAAATGCTCGTCTAGATACATTAATAAGTAATGGTCTATTAGGAATTATTCTAGTAGTGATCACATTATCATTTTTCTTAAGTTTTAGATTATCATTATGGGTTGCTTGGGGTATTCCTAGTTCATTCTTAGGAATGTTTATTATTGCCAGTTTAATGGGTGTTACACTAAATATGATTTCGTTATTTGGTATGATCCTAATTATTGGTATTCTAGTAGATGATGGTATTGTAATTGGCGAAAATATATTTACGCATTACGAAATGGGTAAATCTCCAATAAACGCCGCTATTGATGGTACAGTAGAAGTTATCCCTGCCGTTCTTACCTCTGTAAGTACAACAATTATTGCCTTTTTCCCTTTCTTATTCTTAGAATCTGGTCTGGAAATGATGTCTGAAATGGCACTAGTAGTTATTCTCTGTTTAGGGTTTTCATTATTTGAAGGTATGTTCTTACTCCCTTCACATGTAAGTTCTCCAAAAGTATTAACTCCTAGAAACGATAATAGTAAATTCAATAAATTAAGAACAAAGTTAGATAAACTAATTTTTGCTTTTAGAGATAGAGTTTATCTTCCAATTCTTCGTTTTCTATTAGATCATAAATGGTTTGGAATTTCTATTCCATTAGCAGCAATTATCATTACAGTTGGTCTTATTGGTGGTAGAGTAATTGATTTAACTTTCTTCCCTAGCCCTCCTGGCGATTTCTTTAATATTGATTTAGCTTTAAAACCAGGTATCAATCAAGATACTACTAAAGCATACCTTACTAAATATGAAACTGCCGTTTGGGAAGCTAATGATGCCTTAAAAAGAGAGTATGATACAAATTTTGACTTCATAGAATACACCTTTGTAAGCCTAGGTAATGCCTTTAATGGGGCTGAAAATGGTACACATACAGGTTCGATATTCGTGATCATGGAAGATCTTACTAATTCTCCTATTGATGCGAGTACCATTAAAGCAAAAGTGAATGAATTTGTAGGTGAAGAACCCACCGCCCGGAAACTTTCTGTTGGAGCAAGTAATATGTGGGGTGCTCCCGTTTCAATCAGTTTATTAGGTTATGATTATGATCAAATTGAAGCTGCTTCTGATTATTTAAAAAACAAACTGAACGAACAAGCTGCCCTTTACAATGTGATGGACAACAATCAGATTGGAGGACAAGAAATCCGTTTGGTATTAAAGCCAAAAGCTTATGCACTTGGTTTTACAGAAGTATCCTTAATGTCTCAGGTTCGTAACGGTTTCTTTGGAGCTGAAGCACAAAGATTACAAGTAAATAAAGATGAAATCAGAATTTATGTCCGTTACAAAAAAGACAATAGAGCTGCTCTTGGTGATCTAGAGAATATGCGAATTAGAACGACAGAGGGTATGTATCCATTGTCGCAATTGGCAGACTTCAACGTAGATCGTGGTCCTGTAGCAATAAACCATTACAATGGTGAAAAGGAAATTAGAGTTGATGCTTACATGCTAAATGCAAATGATGCTGTTATACCTATTATCGAAGAAATGGAGAAAGAAGTTCTACCAGAATTAACAGCAAAATTCCCAAATGTTAGGTATGAATATCAAGGACAATTAAAGAGTTCTCAAGAAGATTCTTCAGAATTAGTAAATACATATGCCATTGCCTTTTTACTTATTGTAATGATTCTAATGCTACATTTTAGATCATTTACTCAAGCAGGTATTGTATTGTGTATGATACCACTTGGTGTTCTTGGTGCAATGTGGGGACATGGTATTGAAGGACAAACAATTTCTATGTTTAGTATGCTAGGTATGGTTGCACTATCAGGTACTATTATTAATGATGCCGTTGTTTATCTTTCAAAATTCAACCAAGACCTTTTAGATGGGATGTCGTTTGATGATGCACTTATTAATGCAGGTAAATCAAGATTTAGACCTATTCTATTAACGACATTAACAACAACAATTGGTTTGTATCCTATGATTTTAGAAACTAGTCCACAATCTAGATTTTTAGTACCTGTAGCGATTTCGTTAGCCTATGGTATCATGATCGGTACAGTGTTTATTCTTACAATTTTACCCGTACTTATTAAGGTGATAAACGATTTAAGAAGAGGTAAAAAGTGGGTAATGACAGGTAAAAAACCTTCTCGTGAAGAAGTTGAAAATGTATTAGTAGAGATTTCAGACTACAATGCAATGACTTTAGCTGATCAAGAACAAGCTACTGAACCTATAAAATAG
- a CDS encoding YceI family protein translates to MRQNLNILFAFLFLIGMVSCGEKKSNAEHNHDEGHSHDHGHSHKHDQVKLSDGTYKVDTQKSFIKWTGKKVTGEHFGKMMIKEGAVIIKDGTVAKGSSFDMDVTTLTVDDIPVDNSMNAKLKGHLHSADFFNVAEFPFVNFDVTKVENGEHSGEINVTGNLTIKGITNSITFPAQLMSHDGTMHAIADITFDRTKFEIKYGSGSFFEGLGDKTISDDVQLELQLLAKK, encoded by the coding sequence ATGAGACAAAATTTAAACATCCTTTTCGCCTTTTTATTCTTAATTGGAATGGTTTCTTGCGGCGAAAAAAAATCGAATGCTGAACATAATCATGACGAAGGACATAGCCATGATCATGGACACAGCCACAAGCATGACCAAGTAAAATTGAGTGATGGAACATACAAAGTTGACACTCAAAAAAGTTTTATTAAATGGACTGGTAAAAAAGTTACTGGAGAACATTTTGGTAAAATGATGATTAAAGAAGGTGCAGTAATCATAAAAGATGGTACTGTAGCAAAAGGTAGTTCTTTTGATATGGATGTAACTACACTTACTGTAGATGATATCCCTGTAGACAATAGCATGAATGCTAAATTAAAAGGACACTTACATAGTGCTGATTTCTTTAATGTTGCTGAATTCCCATTCGTGAATTTTGATGTTACGAAAGTAGAAAACGGTGAGCACTCTGGAGAAATTAATGTTACAGGTAACTTAACAATTAAAGGGATTACAAATTCTATTACATTCCCTGCTCAGTTAATGTCTCATGATGGTACTATGCATGCAATTGCTGACATTACATTTGACAGAACAAAATTTGAAATTAAATATGGATCTGGATCTTTCTTTGAAGGTTTAGGTGATAAAACAATTTCTGATGATGTTCAACTTGAATTACAACTTTTAGCAAAGAAGTAA
- a CDS encoding ABC transporter ATP-binding protein, which translates to MLKAQGIIKSYGKLNVLKGIDLEIKANEIVSIMGASGAGKSTLLQILGTLDLPNGGQVWIDNTEITSLSGDDLAKFRNEKIGFVFQFHNLLPEFTALENVCMPALIAGKQMSEVEEKGKKLMTLLNVGDRFEHKPTEMSGGEQQRCAIARALINDPLIIFADEPSGNLDSNNAEGLHNLFLELRDTMNQTFVIVTHNHELAKMADRQLWISDGKMDLSDDIHS; encoded by the coding sequence ATGCTGAAAGCACAAGGGATCATAAAATCATACGGGAAACTGAACGTATTGAAGGGGATTGATCTAGAAATAAAAGCAAATGAAATCGTCTCTATTATGGGCGCTTCAGGAGCAGGAAAAAGTACTTTATTACAAATCTTGGGTACATTAGACCTTCCTAATGGAGGTCAGGTGTGGATTGATAATACTGAAATCACTTCTTTATCAGGCGATGATTTAGCAAAATTTAGAAATGAAAAAATTGGCTTTGTCTTTCAGTTTCATAACCTTTTACCAGAATTTACTGCTTTAGAAAATGTATGTATGCCAGCTTTAATTGCCGGTAAACAAATGAGTGAAGTAGAAGAAAAAGGAAAAAAATTAATGACGCTCTTAAATGTTGGAGATAGATTTGAACACAAGCCTACAGAAATGTCTGGAGGTGAGCAACAACGATGTGCTATTGCTAGGGCACTTATTAATGATCCGTTGATAATATTTGCAGATGAACCTAGTGGAAACCTCGATTCAAATAACGCAGAAGGTCTACATAATCTCTTTTTAGAACTAAGAGATACAATGAACCAAACTTTTGTAATTGTTACCCATAATCATGAATTAGCTAAAATGGCTGATAGACAATTATGGATTAGTGATGGAAAAATGGATCTTTCTGACGATATTCATTCTTAG